AATGCCGACGCAGTCCAGAGTGTTCCTTGTGGTCTTGGACAAGCTCAGCACAAGGGTCTGCCATTGAGAAGTCTCTGAAGTCTTGTAGGATTTGCCACAAGCACGAATTATATGGCAAACTTGAGATCCAGTGAACACAGCAAGGAGTGTCTGGAGCCACCTCATCTTGTGTCAAAGTCAATGGGGTCCAGGGGGGCTCAAAGCACCGGAGCTGACCCAGCTCGGTGTCCTGCGAGAGCACATTCCAGCTGCTCGCCAACCACtccataaataaatacattaaataaataaagtgacAGATCCAGACTTGGGAGGGGTGTGTTGGGGAAGGAGGATGAAGAGGACAGCTCTCATGGTCTCGGAGCCGCTGGGAGCATCTCACACACATACAGTGCACATAAGTAGCTGAAGGCggtgggatgctgctgctgaggacactgctcagccctggggCAGAGGTGGCCTCAGTCCTGGGATCAGAAGGTCCTGGGGTTAGGGGTCCTGGGGTCGGGGGTCCTGGGCTTGGGGGTCCTGGGGCCATCACTCCTGTGCCGGTGTCGTAGAGGTGCGTGGGGAGCTGGCAGCGAGGGATGCGTGCGTGGTGGAGGATGGCAGCGACCGCGGTGTCTGGCACCTGGGGGTggcacaagcagaaaaaaaacaccaacattttccttctgcttcctctTTCTCAATCTCCACCCCTGAAtcctgctgttttctcagtgaCTTGCAATGTAGGCAGCACTGATGGAAATCAGTGATGTTGGGTATGACCATCCTTGGCATACGTGCATGGTGATATACTGTATCATCATCCTGTTTTCCAGAGAATCgttcaggttggaaaacaccaccaagtccaaccccaacccatcccacagTGCCACTGTCCtcttagtgccacatctccatggttctggaatagctccagggatggtgattcctccacctccttgggcagcctgtgccagtagAACAGAATCCGAGAATAtcagagtggtttgggttggaggggaccttaaggACCTCAACCCCTGCCTTGAACCCCAAACTCATCTCAAATAGAGACAGGGAACACTTCCAGGCTGCCCTGTACTCCTGCAGTTATCCTCTCAGCTGCAGTGTCCTCAACCCAGCACTGTCCCTTATACAGTGTCTCAGCCCCAGTGCCCAAATGTCCACATGATCACTCACCAGGAGCGGGACTTCCTCACCCGGGAGGCTGCCGGCCGCTCCAGGATGCTGTCCAGGTGCATCAGCCTCTCCAGGTGCAGAGCCCGTGGGTCCTGCTCGGCCGGGTCCCGGCTCCGCTCAAACTCAAATACTGCCGGAGGGGAAAGGTCCAGTTCCAGGAACATGATGttctcagcctgcagcaggatgGGGAAAAGGGAAAGTCAACACAGGGAGTTACTGCACAGTAAAGCATGGCACCATCTTGTGTAGGTCCACAAGGCTGAGAGGCTGAATACCCTGAGGCACAGAGATCTTcttctggctgcagctgcatcCTGTTCTGCTCAGGCTGTTGTGGTCTTTCACAGCACCAGCAAGTAAGATTGAATGTTTTCAGCCCTCAGACAAGCAGCCGGACTGGCAGAGGCAGCAAGACCACAACTTAGTCAGGGCTGGCTAATAAGACAGTGCTGCTGATCTGACCAAATGGGGCCAAGGCTCACAAACCTTGGAGCTTTATTTAAATTATCTCCAGTCTTCATGAGCTTATTTACCCCATATTCTCTCCAGGTGCCTCGAGCTCTcacccatccacccagccaTTAACCTCATTCATCCATTCACTCCATCCATCCGTATACACCATCCATCCATCTACCCTAtccattcatccatccatccacacAACCATTCATCTATTCCCTGCATCCAACCATTCCATTCATCCAACCCATTCTACCCATCCATCCAGCAATCCACTCATCTGCCTACTTGCCCCATTCATCCAGTCTCCCCATCCACCCACTCCAGTCATTcatatatagaatcatagaatgatttgggttggaagagacctttaagatcatcttgtATGCCAGCCATCCGTCTACCCTACCCACACATCAATCCATCCacacatccatccatccatttaTCCCAGCCATCCATTTATCCCATCCACCCATCCTGTCCACCCCACTCATCCCTTGAACCCCATCCTTCCATGCATCCCAACCACCCATCCATCCACTCATCCATCCACCCACCGACCCCACCCACCCACcgatccatccatccatccatcatccatccatccatccattcatccatccacccactcatccatccatccatccatccatccatccatccatccatccattcatccacccatccatccatccatccatccatccacccaccaACCgacccatccatccatccatccatccatccatccatccatccatctatccatccacCCATTTTGTCTACTCCATCCATCCCATGAACCCCATCCTTCCATGCaccccatccatccatccatccatccatccatccatccatccatccacccactCATTCATCCCATCCATCCTCCCTGCTGACCCAACACCACTCTGTCCCCCAGCACACACCAGCAGTGTCCCCTCCCTTACCCGATACCGCGGATGCGATCCCATGGCCATGGCCACGCGGGCGTACTGGCTGATGGGTCTCTTATAGCCCACTGCAgaggttggcctcttcttcaTTTGGTTGCtgtttctgaaaaggaaattaagagaGGAACACCCGTTAGACAACATGAAtgacagcactgagctcccTGAGCACAGGATGGGATCCAGTGGCCATCTTGGTGCTGCCCATGGGCACCTCCATCatttccccatgtccccatggatGGTGGCACCGCACTGCCCAACCCAGTGATGTCCCCAGCCCTTGCCCGTGTCTGCACGCACCCGCCAGCCGGCACCAGTGGCTGGAACTTCCACTGGTCCTCCTCACAGTCGAAGTAGAGGCGGTTCATGATCTTGTTCTTCTCCTCTGGTGGGATGAAGTTCTCGATGATCAGATACCTGAGTGAGGGACAGGCCAGGAGAGAGGAGTGGCAGGTgggatggagcagagaggagggaAGTAACAGGACAGGGCGCGGCAAGTGGAGCAAAAGGAGTGTAGAGAAGAGGTCAGGAGAGGAGCCAGGACAGATGGGGAGTGAAAAGGTGagtggggaggagaggaagagggagTGGGCGGATAGGGACCAGGGATCCAGCAGAGGCAGGAGAGAAAGAGCAGAGGAAGACTGTCATTCAGAGAGGAGCAGAAGAAACATCatcagctctgtgtgctgcctTCAGGGTATAACCCCACGGTCCTCTCCTTAGCAGTCCCCAGGCAGTGTCTGCAATGCATGGTCTGAGGTGCATTGTATGCAATACATGGTCTGCAATGCAACCTGCAATTGCTTGAAATACATggtctgaaatgaaattaaaacgCACAGTTTGCAATGTACAGCCTACAAGGCACAGTTTGCAATGCACAATTTACaatgcattttgaaatacagacTGCAAGATACAACTTGCAGCGCAGCTTGCACCATTCTGTTTGCAACCTTGCCTGCAATGCATTTTGCACTGACTCACCCAGGACCCCTTGGGAGCACCCCAAACCCAACCCCGTGCATTTGCTCAGTGCCCCTTTGAAGTCTGGAAATCCAAACTAGCCCCACTGTTGCAGCAGCAAAATACAGAAGGGACTGCATGATCTCAGcccactgcagagctgccagaTGAGAAAATAAGAGGAAACACCTTAAAATTGACCCCaaagggaatttttttccccactttttccCACGTTGCTTTGGGGCAAATGaagaagctgcagaaaacaGCTCTGAATAGATGAATTGCTGACTGAGATTTGCACGCtcctaaaacattttaattatgttCCAAAGGGCGTGGAGCAAAACTTGACACAAAATTGTGCTTCgagcagaattttaaatattttatcatgaaaatgttaaaatatttatatatgtcTGGATTGGTTTTGTTAAGATAGTGAATAAAATGACTGCCTCCTCCGTGGAgatctcctgcagctcctgggtcTGGGGCTGGGTGCTTGGGGTGGCATTGCTGGGGCTGGGGGGTATAGAGGGACCTCGGCCTCACCGCCCATCTCAGGGGACACTGATGTCACCTACTTGAGCTTCAGCTCCCGTGTCTGCTCGttctgtgcctcctccaggtcCTGCCGCACGCGGATGTACTCGTCGTGCTGGTCCTGGATCTCCGCCTTCACAGCCTGCAGCTTGGCGTACAGCTGTTCCCAGAGAGACCACGTCAGCCCTGGTGGCATGGGTGGCCCCTGTGGCACAGGAGTCCCCAGGACACGGTGGCATGGGTGACCCCAGTGGCACTGATGTCCCTGGGACATGGTGGCATGGCTGTTCCCAGTGGCACAAGTGTCCCCATTGACACAGATGTTCCCAGGGCGTGGTGGCATAAGTGTCTCCTGTGAAATGGATGTCTCCAGAACATGGTGGCATGAGTGTTCCTTATGGCACGGGTGTCCCCAAAATATGGTGGCATGGCTGTCCCCTGGGCATGGTGGCACTGGTGTTCTCAGGGCATGATGGCATAGGTGTCCCTGGTGGCACAGATGACCCCAGGGCATGATGACATGAGTGTCTGCAGGGCATGGTGGCACAGGTGTCCCCAGTACCACGACTGAAGCATCCTCCAAGGCATCAGGTGCCCATGGATAGTGGGCAGGACATATACCCCCAACTATGAGACATGAACCAAAGGCAAACCCATGTCCCTCCCCACCCAAGACAAGCCCTCCTGGCTCTCTCACCTTCTTCAGTTTCTTGGTCTTGATCTCCACCTCCTGTTGCAGGGATGTGTAGGTCTCCCGCAGCTCCATGGTCTCCTCATCCctcagcagcatctcctgctgCATCTCCCTCTCACGGCGTTTCTGCGTCCAAGAGGGGGTTGCTCAGAGCTGAGATGGGCACCGACCACCCCATGGACTCCCTAACCCCACCCCATATTCTGGCCCCACAGATTCTCCCAATCCATTGGGACTGGGATGGATGGGGTGGTACCTGCTCAGCTATCTCTTGCCGCTTCAGCTCCAGCATCTTCTGCTGCTCATTGGTGTGGTCCACGATGGTCCTGCCGCCGATCAGCAGCTTGCTCTCCATGGCCTGGGGAGGGCAGAAAGGGGGGGGGTCAGTGcatctcatagaatcacagaatcatagaNNNNNNNNNNNNNNNNNNNNNNNNNNNNNNNNNNNNNNNNNNNNNNNNNNNNNNNNNNNNNNNNNNNNNNNNNNNNNNNNNNNNNNNNNNNNNNNNNNNNGGATGTGGgcaatgggcatggtgggatgggttggggttggacttggggatcttggaggtcttttccaacctgaattattctatgattctgcgatCCCATGGTTGGATAACCACCAGGACATGGGGCTTGGGGCTGTGTCCCCTGTTCCCTTCCCATCTCTGATGCTACCCCATGTTCATGACCAGAATGTAATGAACAGGCACATGGTGGGGAGCAGGGACAGGGGAGGAGGGGCTGCTGACAGTCATGTGAGAGGCTCTGGGCTTTTATCTTGGGTTGGGGTTTCAACAGATGTGGTGTGAGCAATGTCTGTAAGGCAACCAGATTGGCGTCGTTGCTCAGAGATTAAAGGATTTAATAATCTGCTGGCAAGATGTAGTTTAAAGAGGCAGAGCTCTGGTTGTACAGCACTAAATGTGTGCTGAGGATTTCCCATTCTTTCCTGAGATCCATCCAAACTTTCCTTTAAACTGAATAAACACCCTCAATGGAAGGAGACACTTCTACCCAACCCCAGGGAGTACCATTTTATCCTCATCTTAGATAATCACTGATTAATTGCTAACGTACATCCGCACAGCCTTTCATTCAGTGATCTCAAACCACTCTACAAGAAACACCGACCCCACTGCCCGTGTCGTGCAGGTTGCACTtgatcttaggggtcttttTCAGCCTAAAtaaatctgtgattctatgattgcatgaTTCTATGCTGTCCATCACCTCACGCAGCCCCTTGTTCTAATTTCTGTGCCCCTCCCTGGTGGAAACCTCAGAAAACAAGGCGGTGACTGGCTCTGCAAAGCACTAGTGACAACAATGCCGAGCTGTTTGCTCCGGGAGAGGGATCATGACCCAGCATTACTGCAGAGGAGCAATGCAGCGAGGGCAGAGGCTTTGCCTCTCCCAGCAGACAGCATCTCAGAGAGGGGGGATGCCTGGAATTGGTTGAGTGCTCAGAGTGCA
This genomic stretch from Meleagris gallopavo isolate NT-WF06-2002-E0010 breed Aviagen turkey brand Nicholas breeding stock chromosome 2, Turkey_5.1, whole genome shotgun sequence harbors:
- the KIF3C gene encoding kinesin-like protein KIF3C produces the protein MESKLLIGGRTIVDHTNEQQKMLELKRQEIAEQKRREREMQQEMLLRDEETMELRETYTSLQQEVEIKTKKLKKLYAKLQAVKAEIQDQHDEYIRVRQDLEEAQNEQTRELKLKYLIIENFIPPEEKNKIMNRLYFDCEEDQWKFQPLVPAGGNSNQMKKRPTSAVGYKRPISQYARVAMAMGSHPRYRAENIMFLELDLSPPAVFEFERSRDPAEQDPRALHLERLMHLDSILERPAASRVRKSRSWCQTPRSLPSSTTHASLAASSPRTSTTPAQE